Proteins from one Gimesia maris genomic window:
- a CDS encoding PepSY domain-containing protein, with translation MRTVLLLGSLVSVVVTVAEADVPPSQASPLSQVLSKLEQQGLTPIVEAAFDDGVWEIETFRKNKPIEVHVNPQTLAIISEHPDFHHQKLSIKDLAASQIARQIEQAGYQPILEMDYEHGQWEVETLHAGSERELTIEASTGKILSDRADD, from the coding sequence ATGCGTACCGTATTATTATTGGGAAGTCTTGTGAGCGTAGTAGTAACCGTAGCAGAAGCTGATGTCCCGCCGAGCCAGGCCAGTCCGCTTTCACAGGTTTTATCAAAGCTGGAACAACAGGGGCTGACACCTATTGTGGAAGCTGCGTTTGACGACGGTGTCTGGGAAATCGAAACCTTTCGCAAGAACAAGCCGATTGAGGTCCACGTCAACCCGCAGACGCTGGCGATTATTAGCGAGCATCCGGATTTCCATCATCAGAAACTGAGTATCAAAGACCTGGCCGCTTCCCAAATCGCCCGCCAGATAGAGCAGGCGGGTTATCAGCCTATCCTGGAAATGGATTATGAGCATGGTCAATGGGAAGTAGAGACGCTGCATGCCGGTTCTGAGCGGGAGCTGACTATTGAGGCGTCGACGGGGAAAATCCTGTCAGATCGTGC
- a CDS encoding response regulator transcription factor gives MSSRILVVEDEARIADFLVRGLSEEGYGVEHAEDGRIGWLLLNSETWDLVILDWWLPVEDGIQLLRRFRQKNRTTPVLFLTARDAVTERVTGLDAGADDYLTKPFAFDELLARVRALLRRPGQASGVVLEYADIRADLETQRVTRGGTPLDLTAKEFSLLLFFLRNPGKVLSRTRIYDTVWDDSYDGLSNTLEVHVKELRHKLEACGPRVIQTLRGRGYVLETTSDDEGAL, from the coding sequence ATGAGCAGTCGGATTTTGGTTGTGGAAGATGAAGCCCGCATTGCCGATTTTCTGGTGCGGGGGTTATCAGAAGAGGGATATGGAGTCGAACACGCGGAAGATGGTCGAATCGGCTGGCTGCTGTTGAATTCGGAGACATGGGACCTGGTGATTCTGGACTGGTGGCTACCGGTTGAAGACGGCATCCAGTTACTCCGTCGGTTTCGACAAAAGAACCGCACGACTCCGGTTTTGTTTTTGACCGCGCGCGATGCGGTTACCGAACGAGTAACTGGACTGGATGCGGGAGCTGACGATTACCTGACCAAGCCATTCGCGTTTGATGAACTGCTGGCCCGGGTGCGGGCGCTGTTACGACGACCCGGCCAGGCGAGCGGCGTGGTGCTGGAATATGCCGACATCCGCGCGGATCTGGAAACACAGCGGGTCACGCGCGGCGGAACGCCGCTAGATCTGACGGCGAAAGAGTTTTCCCTGCTGCTGTTTTTTCTGAGGAATCCGGGCAAGGTACTCTCACGGACGCGGATCTACGATACTGTCTGGGACGATTCGTACGACGGGCTTTCCAATACGCTGGAAGTACATGTCAAGGAACTGCGTCATAAACTGGAAGCCTGCGGCCCCCGCGTGATTCAGACATTAAGAGGACGCGGTTATGTGCTGGAAACGACCTCGGATGATGAGGGAGCCTTATGA
- a CDS encoding ATP-binding protein codes for MKLTTRVSAFFLSALAVILIGNSLLLYGVARSYLKHHFDEQLDSLLHILVAAAEVEIDDVKFESTDHFVIQDAYGDPDDIFWLVLSEEGQVVAHSDNYHTASGKTVTENVSSLVNASEITKLGWRLVRHHLAAPEPKPASERSDLEHAALTIVVARNLEPLRRALFWLAVALIVLPLICWLIAALLGRRFCERALKPIRQMADEVRIIDVHDTRARLDVQPTRDELEELGVTFNELLDQLFQEYEHQRRFAGNTAHQLRTPLTVMQGQVDVALRRPRSAEEYQETLTTVSQATTSLSQTVEALLFLARPAEDQPIPDYQRTDLSLWLPEYLERWKNSPRWNDIHLKTAASLVCETSPTLLAQIMEILISNALKYSESGTAVEILVRREAALIVLEARDQGMGIAAEDREAIFEPFFRTRQARQQASPGTGLGLALARHIATALEGRLVCVDGPGMETRFQLSLPAEGILSTS; via the coding sequence ATGAAACTGACGACGCGTGTTTCAGCGTTTTTCCTGTCTGCACTCGCGGTGATTCTGATCGGTAATTCTCTGTTGCTATACGGGGTGGCGCGGTCATATCTGAAACATCACTTCGATGAACAGCTCGATTCGCTGCTGCATATACTGGTGGCCGCTGCGGAAGTGGAGATCGACGACGTCAAATTCGAATCCACGGATCATTTTGTGATTCAGGATGCCTATGGAGATCCGGATGATATTTTCTGGCTGGTTCTCTCCGAAGAGGGTCAGGTTGTCGCGCACTCGGATAATTACCACACTGCTTCGGGAAAAACTGTAACAGAGAATGTCAGCTCTCTGGTGAATGCGAGTGAAATCACAAAACTGGGCTGGCGATTAGTTCGACATCATCTGGCCGCGCCCGAACCTAAGCCAGCATCTGAACGTTCGGATTTGGAACACGCCGCGTTAACCATTGTGGTAGCGCGGAACCTGGAACCGTTGCGTCGAGCCCTGTTCTGGCTGGCGGTGGCGTTGATTGTGCTCCCCTTAATCTGCTGGTTAATTGCGGCGCTGCTGGGACGCCGGTTCTGCGAGCGGGCACTGAAACCGATCCGGCAGATGGCAGATGAAGTCCGCATAATTGACGTCCACGACACTCGCGCGCGACTGGACGTGCAGCCTACCCGGGATGAATTGGAAGAGCTGGGTGTGACGTTCAACGAACTGCTCGATCAGCTGTTTCAGGAATACGAACATCAACGGCGATTTGCGGGAAACACAGCGCATCAGTTGAGAACTCCCTTAACTGTGATGCAGGGACAGGTTGATGTGGCACTCAGACGGCCAAGGAGCGCAGAAGAATACCAGGAGACACTGACGACGGTCAGCCAGGCGACTACTTCGTTAAGCCAGACAGTGGAAGCTTTACTCTTCCTGGCACGTCCGGCGGAGGATCAGCCGATTCCCGATTATCAACGGACCGATCTCAGCCTCTGGTTGCCGGAGTATCTGGAACGCTGGAAGAACTCACCGCGGTGGAATGATATCCATCTGAAAACGGCAGCGAGTCTGGTGTGTGAAACCTCACCGACACTGTTGGCGCAGATCATGGAGATACTGATTTCCAATGCGTTGAAATACAGTGAGTCGGGAACGGCTGTAGAAATTCTGGTGCGACGGGAAGCTGCTTTGATTGTTCTGGAAGCCAGAGACCAGGGAATGGGAATTGCAGCGGAAGACCGGGAAGCGATTTTTGAACCATTCTTTCGCACCCGCCAGGCGCGGCAGCAGGCATCGCCGGGTACGGGGCTGGGACTGGCTTTGGCCCGGCACATTGCGACGGCGCTGGAGGGGCGTCTGGTTTGTGTCGATGGTCCGGGAATGGAAACGCGGTTTCAACTTTCACTACCCGCTGAGGGTATCCTTTCCACAAGCTGA